The following coding sequences lie in one Streptomyces sp. NBC_00510 genomic window:
- the uca gene encoding urea carboxylase produces MTHAVSHAAFDTLLVANRGEIAVRVIRTARRMGLRTVAVFSDPDRSAPHVRLADHAVRLGPAPAKASYLDADAVLAAARATGAGAVHPGYGFLSEDADFARRCEAAGLVFVGPTPEQLALFGTKHTARAAAEASGVPLLPGTGLLADLDAALEAARALGYPVMLKATGGGGGIGMRACRSATELTGAWEGVRRVAAASFSSAGVFLERLVERARHVEVQVFGDGRGRVVDFGDRDCSLQRRNQKVLEEAPAPGLPDAVRRRLAGSARDLCASVGYRSAGTVEYVYDAARDEAYFLEVNTRLQVEHPVTEEVYGVDLVAWMLRLAQGDTGVVTEPGPPRGHAVEARVYAEDPSRGHRPGAGVLTEVAFPEGVRVDAWVETGTEVTTAYDPMLAKVIAHGTDREDALDRLARALTATRVGGIETNLGLLRAAVAEPALRAAAHTTATLEGVADPTPRVEVLRPGTLTTVQDWPGRTGLWHVGVPPCGPMDDLSFRLGNEALGNDEGAPGLECTLLGPRLRFTHATTVCVTGAPVAVTVDGRPVPQWEPVTVPAGGELDVPAPQGPGLRTYVLFGDGGLDVPAYLGSAATFTLGRFGGHGGRALRSGDVLHGGGACGGTTVPVDRRPDFTTAWHVAAVEGPHAAPEFFTEDDVRDFYAAQWKVHFNSARTGVRLVGPKPRWARADGGEAGLHPSNIHDTPYAVGAVDYTGDMPVLLGPDGPSLGGFVCPATVVTGQRWKLGQLRPGDTVRFVPVTEDTAAALRRSPAVAPRASRPELGDGGVLGRLPEGEGRPSVTYRRSGDDNLLVEYGPMQLDLALRMRVHALAEHLAAAGPPGVVDLTPGIRSLQVHVDPDVLSTAKLLDCVREAEGHLPPAERLVVPSRTVHLPLSWDDPATREAVARYMAGVRDDAPWCPWNIEFIRRVNGLESVEDVRRTVFDAEYLVLGLGDVYLGAPVATPLDPRHRLVTTKYNPARTWTAENSVGIGGAYLCVYGMEGPGGYQFVGRTVQVWGRGATAGRRPWLLRFFDRIRWFPVEAGELLEMRADMAAGRLELRVEEGEFALAGHQAFLDANAASIGAFRARQAAAFAAERDAWEAAGEFARAEAAASPVAGAGTTGVTVPEGGSAVEAEFPASVWQVAVRPGDRVRAGQRLLALEAMKMESPVEAPVDGVVDAVLVTPGDQVDAGTVLLTLRPL; encoded by the coding sequence ATGACCCACGCCGTGAGCCACGCCGCCTTCGACACCCTCCTCGTCGCCAACCGCGGCGAGATCGCCGTCCGCGTCATCCGCACCGCCCGGCGCATGGGCCTGCGCACGGTCGCCGTCTTCTCCGACCCCGACCGCTCCGCCCCGCACGTGCGCCTCGCCGACCACGCCGTACGGCTCGGCCCGGCCCCGGCCAAGGCCAGCTACCTGGACGCCGACGCCGTCCTGGCCGCCGCCCGCGCCACCGGGGCGGGGGCGGTCCACCCCGGCTACGGGTTCCTCTCCGAGGACGCCGACTTCGCGCGCCGCTGCGAGGCCGCCGGCCTGGTCTTCGTCGGGCCGACGCCGGAGCAGCTGGCGCTCTTCGGCACCAAGCACACCGCGCGCGCCGCCGCCGAGGCCTCCGGGGTGCCCCTGCTGCCGGGCACCGGGCTGCTGGCGGACCTCGACGCCGCCCTGGAGGCGGCGCGGGCCCTCGGCTACCCGGTGATGCTCAAGGCCACCGGCGGAGGCGGCGGCATCGGCATGCGGGCCTGCCGCTCCGCCACCGAGCTGACCGGGGCCTGGGAGGGCGTGCGGCGCGTGGCCGCGGCCTCCTTCTCCTCCGCGGGCGTGTTCCTGGAACGCCTGGTGGAGCGGGCCCGCCACGTCGAGGTGCAGGTCTTCGGCGACGGGCGGGGCCGGGTCGTCGACTTCGGCGACCGCGACTGCTCCCTGCAGCGCCGCAACCAGAAGGTCCTGGAGGAGGCCCCGGCCCCCGGTCTGCCGGACGCCGTGCGCCGCCGCCTCGCCGGCAGCGCCCGCGACCTGTGCGCCTCCGTCGGCTACCGCTCGGCGGGGACGGTGGAGTACGTGTACGACGCCGCCCGCGACGAGGCGTACTTCCTGGAGGTCAACACGCGCCTGCAGGTGGAGCACCCGGTGACGGAGGAGGTGTACGGCGTCGACCTCGTCGCGTGGATGCTGCGCCTCGCGCAGGGCGACACCGGCGTGGTCACGGAGCCGGGCCCGCCGCGCGGTCACGCCGTGGAGGCCCGCGTCTACGCCGAGGACCCCAGCCGCGGGCACCGGCCCGGCGCGGGCGTGCTGACCGAGGTCGCGTTCCCCGAGGGCGTCCGCGTGGACGCCTGGGTCGAGACCGGGACCGAGGTGACCACCGCGTACGACCCGATGCTGGCCAAGGTCATCGCCCACGGCACCGACCGCGAGGACGCCCTCGACCGGCTCGCCCGCGCGCTCACCGCGACCCGGGTGGGCGGCATCGAGACCAACCTCGGCCTGCTGCGCGCCGCCGTCGCCGAGCCCGCGCTGCGCGCGGCCGCGCACACCACGGCGACCCTGGAGGGCGTCGCCGACCCGACGCCACGCGTCGAGGTGCTGCGGCCGGGCACGCTGACCACCGTCCAGGACTGGCCCGGCCGCACCGGGCTCTGGCACGTCGGCGTGCCGCCCTGCGGGCCCATGGACGACCTGTCCTTCCGGCTCGGCAACGAGGCGCTGGGCAACGACGAGGGTGCCCCCGGCCTGGAGTGCACCCTGCTCGGCCCGCGGCTGCGCTTCACGCACGCCACGACCGTCTGCGTCACCGGCGCGCCCGTCGCCGTGACCGTGGACGGCCGGCCGGTGCCGCAGTGGGAGCCGGTCACCGTACCGGCCGGCGGCGAGCTGGACGTACCGGCTCCGCAGGGGCCGGGGCTGCGGACGTACGTGCTGTTCGGCGACGGCGGGCTCGACGTCCCCGCGTACCTGGGCAGCGCGGCCACCTTCACCCTGGGGCGGTTCGGCGGCCACGGCGGCCGGGCGCTGCGCTCCGGGGACGTGCTCCACGGGGGCGGGGCCTGCGGCGGTACCACCGTGCCCGTGGACCGGCGACCGGACTTCACCACCGCGTGGCACGTCGCCGCCGTCGAAGGACCGCACGCAGCGCCCGAGTTCTTCACCGAGGACGACGTCCGCGACTTCTACGCGGCGCAGTGGAAGGTGCACTTCAACTCCGCGCGGACCGGCGTCCGCCTGGTCGGCCCGAAGCCGCGCTGGGCCCGCGCCGACGGCGGTGAAGCCGGGCTGCACCCCTCCAACATCCACGACACCCCGTACGCGGTCGGCGCCGTCGACTACACCGGCGACATGCCCGTGCTGCTCGGCCCGGACGGGCCCTCGCTGGGCGGCTTCGTGTGCCCGGCGACCGTCGTCACCGGGCAGCGCTGGAAGCTGGGGCAGCTCCGTCCCGGTGACACCGTGCGGTTCGTGCCGGTCACCGAGGACACGGCGGCCGCCCTGCGGCGCTCCCCCGCCGTCGCGCCGCGCGCCTCCCGGCCCGAGCTCGGCGACGGCGGGGTCCTCGGGCGCCTTCCGGAGGGCGAGGGCCGCCCGTCGGTGACGTACCGGCGCAGCGGCGACGACAACCTGCTCGTCGAGTACGGGCCGATGCAGCTCGACCTCGCCCTGCGGATGCGCGTCCACGCCCTCGCGGAGCACCTGGCCGCCGCCGGACCGCCGGGGGTCGTCGACCTCACGCCGGGCATCCGCTCGCTGCAGGTGCACGTCGACCCGGACGTGCTGTCCACGGCCAAGCTGCTGGACTGCGTGCGCGAGGCGGAGGGGCACCTGCCGCCCGCCGAGCGGCTGGTGGTGCCCAGCCGCACCGTCCACCTGCCGCTGTCCTGGGACGACCCCGCCACGCGCGAGGCCGTCGCCCGCTACATGGCGGGGGTGCGGGACGACGCGCCCTGGTGCCCCTGGAACATCGAGTTCATCCGCCGTGTCAACGGGCTGGAGTCGGTGGAGGACGTCCGGCGCACCGTCTTCGACGCGGAGTACCTGGTGCTGGGGCTCGGTGACGTCTACCTGGGCGCGCCCGTCGCGACCCCGCTCGACCCACGGCACCGGCTGGTGACCACGAAGTACAACCCGGCGCGGACCTGGACCGCCGAGAACTCCGTCGGCATCGGCGGCGCCTACCTGTGCGTGTACGGCATGGAGGGACCCGGCGGCTACCAGTTCGTGGGCCGCACCGTCCAGGTCTGGGGGCGGGGCGCGACGGCCGGGCGGCGGCCGTGGCTGCTGCGGTTCTTCGACCGCATCAGGTGGTTCCCGGTCGAGGCCGGCGAACTGCTGGAGATGCGCGCCGACATGGCCGCAGGGCGCCTGGAACTCCGGGTCGAGGAGGGCGAGTTCGCCCTCGCCGGACACCAGGCCTTCCTCGACGCCAACGCCGCATCCATCGGCGCCTTCCGGGCCCGGCAGGCGGCCGCGTTCGCCGCCGAGCGGGACGCGTGGGAGGCGGCCGGGGAGTTCGCCCGTGCGGAGGCGGCCGCGTCCCCGGTGGCGGGCGCGGGCACGACGGGCGTCACGGTGCCCGAGGGCGGCAGCGCGGTCGAGGCGGAGTTCCCGGCGTCGGTGTGGCAGGTCGCGGTCCGTCCGGGTGACCGGGTACGGGCCGGGCAGCGGCTGCTGGCACTGGAGGCGATGAAGATGGAGTCCCCGGTCGAGGCCCCCGTGGACGGCGTCGTGGACGCGGTCCTGGTCACCCCGGGGGACCAGGTCGACGCCGGCACGGTGCTGCTCACGCTGCGCCCCCTGTAG
- a CDS encoding allophanate hydrolase: MPTPTPSGTPALDRVRAAYARIAEVDRPEVWITLRPQAEVEAEAAALDAADPLPLAGTVVAVKGNIDVAGLPTTAGCPSYAYRPDADAPAVARLRAAGAVVLGTTNLDQFATGLVGTRSPYGAVRNAYDPARVSGGSSAGSAVAVALGIVDVALGTDTAGSGRVPAAFNGIVGIKPTRGLVPTEGVVPACASLDCVTVFARTLPEAQRALGVVADVPQAPPPARRPGPWRVAVPPLEQLGELDPGWAEAFSWTAGRLAAAGVEVRPVDLTPFSAAAALLYEGAFVAERYTAVGGFIDEHTGSPDLDPTVARIITAARDIPAHRLLADRERLAALTDRAMAALGDADALLLPTAPGHPTLAEVAADPVGANARLGRFTNSANLLDMCGVAVPAGEVGGLPFGVMLLGRARTEERQSAIAGLLRPTVPFSVVGAHLSGQPLNGELRSLGARLLRTTTTAAEYRLYALATTPPKPGLVRVPPDEGATVECEVWELPAEGLGRLLAALPHPMALGPVRLADGTTVPGFLCEPAAVTGAADITAYGGWRAYLSA, translated from the coding sequence ATGCCCACTCCGACCCCCTCCGGCACCCCCGCCCTGGACCGCGTCCGGGCCGCGTACGCGCGCATCGCCGAAGTGGACCGCCCCGAGGTGTGGATCACGCTGCGGCCGCAGGCCGAGGTGGAGGCGGAGGCCGCCGCCCTGGACGCCGCTGACCCGCTGCCGCTGGCCGGGACGGTGGTCGCCGTCAAGGGGAACATCGACGTCGCGGGGCTGCCCACGACCGCCGGCTGCCCCTCCTACGCGTACCGGCCGGACGCCGACGCACCCGCCGTGGCCCGGCTGCGCGCCGCCGGCGCGGTGGTGCTGGGGACGACCAACCTGGACCAGTTCGCGACGGGGCTGGTCGGCACCAGGAGCCCGTACGGGGCGGTGCGCAACGCGTACGACCCGGCGCGGGTCAGCGGCGGTTCGAGTGCGGGCTCGGCGGTCGCCGTGGCGCTCGGGATCGTGGACGTCGCCCTCGGCACGGACACGGCAGGTTCGGGGCGGGTGCCCGCCGCGTTCAACGGGATCGTGGGGATCAAGCCGACCCGGGGGCTGGTGCCGACGGAGGGCGTGGTGCCCGCCTGCGCGAGCCTGGACTGCGTCACGGTGTTCGCCCGCACGCTCCCGGAGGCGCAGCGGGCGCTGGGTGTCGTCGCCGACGTGCCGCAGGCTCCGCCGCCCGCCCGCCGTCCGGGGCCGTGGCGCGTGGCGGTGCCGCCCCTGGAGCAGCTCGGGGAGCTCGACCCGGGGTGGGCGGAGGCCTTTTCGTGGACGGCCGGACGCCTGGCCGCCGCGGGCGTGGAGGTGCGCCCGGTGGACCTGACGCCGTTCTCCGCCGCGGCGGCGCTGCTCTACGAGGGCGCCTTCGTGGCGGAGCGCTACACCGCCGTGGGTGGCTTCATCGACGAACACACCGGGAGCCCGGACCTGGACCCGACCGTCGCGCGCATCATCACCGCCGCACGCGACATCCCCGCGCACCGCCTCCTCGCCGACCGTGAGCGGCTGGCCGCGCTCACGGACCGCGCCATGGCCGCACTCGGCGACGCCGACGCGCTGCTGCTGCCGACGGCCCCCGGGCACCCCACGCTCGCCGAGGTCGCCGCCGACCCGGTCGGGGCCAACGCCCGCCTGGGCCGGTTCACCAACTCCGCCAACCTCCTGGACATGTGCGGGGTCGCGGTACCCGCCGGCGAGGTCGGCGGCCTGCCGTTCGGGGTGATGCTGCTGGGCCGCGCCCGCACCGAGGAGCGCCAGAGCGCCATCGCGGGCCTGCTGCGCCCCACCGTCCCCTTCTCGGTCGTCGGCGCGCACCTGTCGGGCCAGCCGCTCAACGGCGAACTGCGGTCCCTGGGCGCCCGGTTGCTCCGTACGACCACGACCGCCGCCGAGTACCGGCTGTACGCCCTGGCGACCACGCCGCCCAAGCCGGGCCTGGTGCGCGTGCCACCGGACGAGGGCGCGACCGTGGAGTGCGAGGTGTGGGAACTCCCCGCCGAGGGCCTCGGCCGGCTCCTGGCCGCGCTCCCCCACCCGATGGCCCTCGGCCCGGTCCGTCTCGCGGACGGCACCACCGTCCCGGGCTTCCTGTGCGAGCCGGCCGCCGTCACGGGCGCCGCCGACATCACCGCGTACGGCGGCTGGCGGGCGTACCTCTCGGCATAG
- a CDS encoding urea carboxylase-associated family protein, translated as MTSETALVPARAPWSAVVRAGEHLTVTDLGGNQAVDFLVYDAHDTAIRYSAPDTLQAQGGIFLTTGSVLLSNEHTPLMTVVEDTCGRHDTIGGACSKESNTLRYGHHTWSQHACVENFLAEGARYGLGKRDLVGNVNWYMNVPVEPDGTLGIVDGISAPGLRIVLRAETDVLVLVSNCPQINNPCNGFDPTPVEMTVSGGRA; from the coding sequence GTGACCAGCGAGACCGCTCTCGTCCCCGCCCGCGCGCCCTGGTCCGCGGTCGTCCGCGCCGGGGAGCACCTGACCGTCACCGACCTCGGCGGCAACCAGGCCGTGGACTTCCTGGTGTACGACGCCCACGACACGGCCATCCGCTACAGCGCGCCGGACACCCTCCAGGCCCAGGGCGGCATCTTCCTGACCACCGGCAGCGTGCTGCTCTCCAACGAGCACACCCCGCTGATGACCGTCGTGGAGGACACCTGCGGCCGCCACGACACCATCGGCGGCGCCTGCTCCAAGGAGTCCAACACCCTGCGCTACGGCCACCACACCTGGTCGCAGCACGCCTGCGTGGAGAACTTCCTCGCCGAGGGCGCCAGGTACGGCCTCGGCAAGCGGGACCTGGTGGGCAACGTCAACTGGTACATGAACGTGCCCGTCGAGCCCGACGGCACCCTCGGCATCGTCGACGGCATCTCCGCCCCCGGGCTCCGGATCGTGCTGCGGGCCGAGACCGACGTCCTCGTCCTGGTCTCCAACTGCCCGCAGATCAACAACCCCTGCAACGGCTTCGACCCGACCCCGGTCGAGATGACGGTCTCCGGCGGCCGCGCATGA